AGGTCTTTCACAAAGCTTGAATATATTTATGCATAATAACCTGTCTGAAATCTTGTTCATATATGTTCATTGTTCTTTGCAAaaatctctatatatatatatgcaaaaatCTCGTTCATTGTTACTATAGTTAGAAATCTTGTTCATTGTTCTTACTATATGTTCCCCCTAATTATTTAATCTgcaacctatttttttttttcatcaacctGTTAAATTGTTTACAAAGCTTATTTCTTTTACAAGGTTAATGAGTCattgatgtaattttttatcGATTCCTTGGTCGTTTAAGGAattattgattgattaattaattatatttttagaaggaatttattgactcatttaaatcttaaaaatccATAAAGTATTTTGAAATATCAAAAGTCTATGTCATAAAATCTCACATATTCTTGTGTTAAAATCTTTATTATAAAGAGTCTTTCAAAAAAGTCTTATAAaatctcacaaagtcttttaaaatcttcaaattttttttttgtcaaaatagtcttttgaaatctcaatccaatacaccccccgtAATTTCTAATAAATATTATTGGAGAAGTCGGAGTTCAAACCACAAATTTATCATTTCTTTTACACTTATTTTGGGTAACTCTAACCACTATACTTTCATACAAAAAAACATCAATTATAATGATGATTTGTGATGAAattaccaataaaaaataattaaaatttttttgacaataaaaataagggtcatgctaaccggtgccccggggcactggttaaggaaaccgaaaaaggaaattttaaaattgaaaataacactttttagactttcgaggcgttgactgcacaaacttcaatataatattactatatttggttccttaaacggtgccccgggggcactgtttagcattttcctaaaaataattaataatccACAAGAGACAAACATATACTTGAGAGTTGAGACTCCTGTCACTCCCTATAAATATTATGCATGGGATAtaattggaaatggagaggatcctaactcggATAGAATATAGGGCATTTGTCCCCACACAGTGTCACTAGGTAATGGACAAAGTTTATTCTGTTTTGAGACAATCTCAAAATATACTACCAGTGAcaacttcttctttctttttttttcttcaagtacAAATCATCTAAATTTTGTCTACCAAATATAGTTACTcaagtcttaaaaaaaaaacaagttactCAATACCTTAAAAATTTGTCTTATGATCTTTTTAGACAAataattttgtgttattttatcatatgttTTATCCTGTCCTTATATTTTGTAGGTTAAAGTTAAACCCAAAATAACAAGTTAATTTATTATCTCAaccataaatataagaaaaaattacattaatgtattttagtttaaaattaaatacactattttatttatttatttataataattagaCCCAAGATGTACCAAAAATTAGACCCAAGGATACtattattcaaaataaaattaagaggaAGAAGGCAGTCAAAGGTGAATTCCAACCAAAATAGGCAAAAAATTAATGGatacaaacaagaaaaaaatataaattttgactaaaaaaatgtctgatcaggtaaaatataaatttataatccatTTTATACCGAATATAGACATAAACAAATAGAAACTCAAACACTAGAGCCTCATCGCAATTCGCATCCccaatacaaacaaaaaaaaaagtaagattattttttgttgagaaaTACTTGCAAGTTCTTCCAATTCATTTTGTAAAACCCTAATTTCGATCCCTTTTCCatttctctctctaaaacccAATTTTCCTCTCTCTAAAGGCAACAATTTTCGATCTTTCCGTTATCCCACTCCGATTTATTGCTCCAATTTCTCATCCCTTTTCAATTTCCCCATAACACGACGTAGCTTTCTGAAATCCCCAATTAGATCGACCCTGGCTTCGATTTCGATTTGAATTTTGTAATTAGGGTTTCGCTTAAGGTTATTCAAGGCTGGCGGGTATTCGGGTCAAGTAAATGGCGGATCCGCCTGGTATCCGCCTCCGTAATTGCTTCAATCACGGTGTTAAATTAACAGTTCGGAGAACCATTGAATTTGGTGTTGGATTTTTGTTTGTGATAGGGTTATACAGTGTGGTGAAGATTGCGAAAAGTGAAGAATGCTGAACGTGCTACGTGTGCACCTTCCTTCTGATATTCCCATTGTTGGGTGTGAGCTTACGCCTTATGTGCTCTTACGACGAACTGATAAGACCGTTACAACCGACGATGTTACCGAAATCTCTCCCTTAGATGGGCATTTCTTGCGTTATAAGTGGTGAGTGATGTTTAATTCGTTTCATTTTTATGTCCCGTTTGGattaacaacttaattaagcgcttatttatgttgtaattgtgtatcatataagtgcttaaaaGCGTGAATTATAATTAGATAtgaaataaagtcaaattgttttcatatattaGTTGTTTGACTAGTTTCAGAAGTGCTTATGCCAatagataaattcaaataagcGAATGCAAACATGCCATTAAATAAGTGAATGCAAGCCAATAGTTTCAAATATTGCCtgtgttatttatattttgttacctTCTAATTTAATTTTCGTTGTAAACTATTTTGCATCGTCATTACTAATTTGTGTGATCATTCAAATATTCGCATGTGTGTACTCCACTGGCTAATGCAGTGTTGTTATCCTCACATTCATGTCCCAGGTCCCCTCCTTTGCAGTATCAGTGTGCACatgattttattatttacatatattgaAATTCAAGTGTGTTATATTATCATTTCTCAAATTATCATTTCTCAATAAATCACGCGTCATTTAAATTTTGGCCATAAACACCACCAACAGGATATATAATTTCTCTTTCACTGATATCATTGTGGAGAATGGAGatggatattttaattttagtttgtaCAAGTGGGATTGGTTATTAGTTCTCCAAacatttttacattatttttttaatcgtAAAGATAACATTACATATATGTTCCATCAACACCATAAAGAGCTCAAAATGAAATCCTACATTTTCTGTTAGGTATGGTaaataatcacaatataaagcaTCTAGGCCTGTTATACTGCAAAATCTATATGGGGGGTATGCTTTCTATGCAATTCATGATTCAGCATGCTGTGTAGGTATCAGTTGTTTCTGGTCGTTTGTGAAATTTGGACATTGATAGAATTAAGATTATGGCACTAAATTTTAACAGGTGTTGCAAGAAATTTAGTTACTGCATAAAGTTGGTTACTTAAATAATTGCTTGCAATCATTTTGATtatgataaataccaaattggTCCAGAATACCTTATGTGATTTTTCTGTTGATCTGATATAAAAGTTGAACCTTTTGCATCTCGTATTTAACAATATCATTTGGCCCTCTTTGGCAGGTATCGTGTACAGAGTGATAAAAAGGTTGCTGTTTGTAGTGTGCATCCATCCGAGCAGGCCACACTGCAGTGCCTAGGTTGTCTCAAGGCTAAAATACCAGTTTCCAAAAGCTATCATTGCACTCCAAAGTGTTTCTCAGATGCATGGCAGCATCACCGAGTCTTACATGACCGTGCTGCAAGTGCAGTAAATGAAAATGGAAACGAGGAGGAGGAGGTATTTGGGAGATTTAATAATTCTGGGTCTGGGTCAATCAATACCACCTTATCCTCCTCTGCATCTAGTACTAGCCTGACAAACGGAAATGTGTATCCTGCAACTGTTTCACAACGAAATGGCGGTGAAACTTGGTTTGAAGTTGGACGATCAAAGACATATACCCCATCAGCTGATGACATTGGTCATGTCCTTAAATTTGAGTGTGTTGTAGTTGATGCAGAGACAAAGCTTACTGTGGGGCACACAAACACTATACTAACTTCCCGGGTCATTCCTGCTCCCTCACCTATCCCGCGCCAACTAATACCTGTTGACACAATGGGTAGTTTGGATGATAGGCGTATAACATCGTCGGGAACTTTTACTGTTTTATCATACAACATATTGTCTGATTCATATGCCTCAAATGATCTATACAATTACTGCCCTTCGTGGGCTCTTTCCTGGCCGTATCGCAGACAAAATTTGCTACGAGAAATAGTTGGTTACCGTGCCGATATTATTTGTCTCCAGGAGgtatataaatgaaaaatttctATGGTTTTATTGTTGGGAAACTTAATTTAATAGATGTGCTGATATTCACACCTCATCTTATGTTTAAGAAATTCCTTGATtgatgttaaataaaaaatattttctgtttCATTGTTCCATAGGATATGTTTTACGTCACCACTGGTATTTTGTAGCCTGTccaattttcttttccttttaaaatCAAATTGGCATCAGTTGTGAATGAACTGATATAAACCTTACCATCATTTCTATGCTATTAAGTGGGTGGATTTCTTTTGGGGCTGTGGTATTGTGGTGGGAGGGTCCAGTTTACCTTTTTAGCCATTTTGCAATTGAATCTGTTTCTTCCCCATTAACCTAACTCAATTCCTCATAATTGTATGTTGCATCTTATATTCTAATAGGTTCTCTATCAGCTAACATGCATTCTGGTTGCTCCCAGGTTCAAAGTGATCATTACGATGAATTTTTCGCTCCTGAACTGGACAAACATGGATATTATGGTctttacaagagaaaaacaaatgaGGTTGTTAGCATTCTAATTTCTTATTATAGTTTTAAACTCGCAAgtgtttaaaacttttttatattaacaTATTTATGGCGGGTTCACAGGTATATAATGGCAACATAAATACAATTGATGGTTGTGCAACATTTTTCCGTAGAGACAGATTCTCGCATGTGAAGAAATATGAGgttcaaatttgtttttatgtctGCGGTAGCACTTTTAAGTTTGTAAACAATATAATTAATGTTTGCTTTCTTGCAGGTTGAGTTTAATAAGGCCGCACAGTCCTTAACAGATGCCATGATTCCAACCACTCAGAAGAAAAATGCCTTGAATCGGCTAGTTAAGGTGGCTTATTTCACCAAAGATTGCCCTTGTGTTTTCTGAAAGAAATTGATTCTTGGAACCTGTACTTACAAACATGTCTTTATATTTTTAGGATAATGTCGCACTAATAGTTGTTTTAGAAGCAAAAGTTAACAATCAGCCTATTGATAATCCAGGGAAAAGACAGCTTCTGTGTGTGGTACAGTCTTTTAACTTGCTTTTACTTGTTACTAGTAGGTTGTCATGTCTACTCATGCCTTCAAGGCCCGTGTGTGATACtgtattttatatttacaatTGTATATGCCTTCTATTTTTCCATTTCCCAATAGTTGTATGATGTATTATCTGTTGAATTATATGCCCTTTTCTACTGTCATGCTTTGTGGATGCTCTTTTCTTGTGTATTCTAGTAAAGGTTGTCATTTTCAAATGAAATGGTGACTATTCTGGCAATTTCTGAGGTGTatgcttttttttcttcataaattttCCAATTTCTGATATTGAAAGGACAAAGATATATGTGTGGTTCAAGTATTTCAAAAACCATTATTCATATATTCCTCATTTGAAGATATTGTATTTCTCATCTCTCCATGcctttttcttttgttggtattggttaaaaatattttttgggtgATATATAAATATCTATTACTAACTCTCATATTGCTTGTGGACTTCAGGCAAATACACATGTAAATGTCCACCAAGATTTAAAGGATGTCAAGCTCTGGCAGGTAAGTCATTTCTTTtacttgttctttttttttttgaagaagctaaattagcccaccaaAAGTGACACCTTCTTTTACTTGTTCTTAGTTCTTACCGACCACCAGTGTGTTTATTTTGGATGCGGCGTTTATATATTTACTACCCTTTTTAGGTGCACACTCTCTTAAAAGGATTGGAGAAAATTGCTGTCAGTGCAGACATTCCCATGCTGGTTTGTGGAGACTTCAATTCAGTTCCGGGAAGGTTTGATTGCTTCTCTTTTTGGATACTTATGTTCTGCAAGAGTTTCTTTtctgaaatttgtttttaaaggTTATGTTTGACTTTGTTGTAGTGCTCCTCACGCACTTCTTGCAATGGGAAAGGTAGACCCATCTCACCCCGATTTAGCAGTTGACCCACTCAACATATTGCGTCCTCACAGCAAGTTGATTCACCAGTTGCCACTGGTAATGTATAGCAACACTAAAAAGAATAGTTTATCTAATTTTATGTTCTTTCTCTTGGTCTCCCACTGTAATTGTGTTATTTCCTCCTTAACTTTAGGTcctgattttaattttattggtGGTTGTGGGTTACTTACAATTTCAGGTCAGTGCGTATTCTTCTTTTGCAAGAACGGTTGGTCTTGGATATGAGCAGCATAAGCGGAGAATGGACAGCTCAACAAATGAACCTTTATTTACAAATGTCACTAGAGATTTTATTGGCTCTCTTGATTATATATTTTACACAGGTGACCTATCTTGCAATGCCATCTCACTTAATTAGTTTATCATCCTCTTGGCCTTTTATATACTGAATTTTTTGTGGTTTCAGCGGATTCATTGGTCGTGGAGTCATTACTGGAGCTATTGGATGAGGAGAGTTTGCGGAAAGACACAGCTCTACCTTCTCCTGAATGGTCCTCAGATCATATAGCACTCTTAGCTGAGTTTCGCTGTTGCAAAAATATATCCAGGCGATGACTCATAAGTCTTAACTCATAAGGTACACTTATTCCTACTCTTTCCCATATAATCTCATTCTCGTAGATACTTTCTTATtatatgctttatttgcattgGTTTTTCAAAGGTCAATTTCTCATTTTACCAATCTTTTATGGGAGATCAACGACTCATgacattcatatttttatgttatcaTTTGATGAACACCTTATTGGTTGTTAAATCAAGATTTGAATTGTGAACCGGAAGGCCGGTGTTTCTGATTGAGTCAAAATGTATCATGAGTGATACTATGCACAATCATTTATACAAGACTGCACTTTACGGAAGTGCTGGGAGCTTGTGCCCGCATTTGTCTTCGGCTGTGTTTTGCTTTAATATTACATTAGATGGAGTTTGAGtcggtgttttttttttttttttgtctgccTGGATGGCAAGATGCTTAAGTTCATTATTGATGACAGGTTCTCAATTTTTGTAGGACAGATCCAGCGACACGTAAAGAAAAAAGTTGAAAGAAGCATCTCGTTGATAAGTTATTGTTGTAAAAGTAGTGGTAGATCATGCCTTTGTCTTTTTTCTCAGGTATCTCCATCTGGGGTTCCTTGCTATGATCTGCTTTGTATTATGCCACCTttgttttatagaaaaatatgataatGCCTTACTGACATGCCTCCTTCACTCACCCCCTccctaatttatttatttccataTTTAActgaaaattttcttataattccACCGGCTCAGTACAAGTAGCATTGTGCGGCTGGTAAACCTAGGGCATTAGTTTCTCCAATAACTGCAGTGATAATTTTCACAACTTAGGTTCTTTTGTATTTGCTACTTTCATCACCAAGTTGTCAAATTTGAAATGTCATATTGATATTGAAAAAGTGCACTGAAATACTCACCGATACAGGGTGTTTTTTATCATGACATGAAAATATCTTCAAAGTATTGATATTTATTATCTCAATGAATGCATTGTTATAAAGGACATAACAAATCTCGTACCTGAGTTTTCCACCATACCTCTGAAATGCTGATATTGATGGCAAATGAAAATTCTCTCCATGTTCTGTTAAAAATTCATTCACATGTTTTCTGGGATGATGCGATAGGAATGCACTTCTAATGTGTTTTGGCATAATGATTTGTTGGGATTACCtgtaaaatttaaagaattcATCATTGTCATAAAGTATTATTTAttgtcattatttatttttagtaatgTTCCAATTATCATTTGAGGTGCATTATTGTACTTTATTCAATTACACAAGTTGCAATGTTGCATGTTAATATTATTCACTGTCCCGCAACGTTGGGGGGATGTTTTAGTTCATAACATCACAGATGAAAATGAAACTGTACTTGCATCACATATTGAAAAGAGATATCTGATCTTATTAACACTTGAAACTGTTTAGTTCTTTGGGTACAAGAGTTTGGATTTTGGATGGAACACGGTGCTTCGACACATGGTGTTGGGTGCAGTTTATCGCCTTTTGAATCATCTCTCTTGGTGTTGAAGAATTTGTATCCAACTCTATTCTCTCTTGTTTGTATTCCACCAAGTTGAAATACCTTTGGGCAAATTTGGTTCCCCTAAACATGAAAATAGCACAAGAAACCAAAACTGAAGTTGAATTTTGTATTATgtagacaaaataaaagtaatttatCATCATAATAAGgctgattttattttttcaaacctCATTGCCTCCTTTGTAAAAAAATCATGAGCAGCCTCACCATGACTTGGACTCCATTCATTCTCTTTACATTGATTTTTTCATGAGGACATACATCCCTATGAACTTAAATTCCAATGGACTGTTGTGGAATTAAATCTCCACTACTTAGTCAGAAAAATCTCCACTAGTTTCTACATTAAAGGCATCTAACACTGTATTTTATTTACcgtgttcaaattcaaatcataaattTTAACCGAACTTCAGATTGAGATAAAAATTGAAATGGTAAATGAGCTCCACTTGATGTCGAATTGTTTGAAAGAATCTGCGTTCAACAATTTTAGCTAgacattatttaatttttagcgGAACTTCATATTGTTAGAAATTTCTTCCTATGAGAATCGGAGAGATGAtattaaaaaacaatcaaaTCTTAAATTATCTCTTGTACATGAACTTGTGTCTAGCACAACATTTCTTTACCACCACAACATTCTGTTTTAAAAGaagcaataaaataaacagAAATAAAATCATCATGTGCTTGCCATGGACAATGAAATGACACATGAGATGGAGAACTTCATGTTTCACGTCATTTAGATTGTCCTATTGGTTTCTTTAAACGTAAGGTATATATGGTGCATTATTCCAACAACAATATTCTAGTGTATGCATAATGCATGTGTGAGAATGAACCTTCAAGCAACAAGTATCTTCAATAGATTATAACTTTTGATAAGTTGTATTTAAGCTTACTGTAAACAAGTTATTGATTTTGTGCTTAATGTAAAATCTAATAGATGATAATACATGCTAGCTAATTCATGAGGCCAAACATACCAACTCTTTGGACTTTGTTTGATAGTTTGAAGAGGAATGAACAAGTGAATGAAATATAGGAGTTTGGGAGAGGAGAAATTTGGAGGTTCATTTTTCTAGTAAAACAGTTCAAGATGATTGCACTTTTGTCTATGATAATAACACCACAAGGAGTGATTATAGAACAACTTCAAAAAGTGCAATTTATTACATAAACTAACAAATATGTTAATTGAGTCATACAACTCAAATTGTTGTAATCAATTGTATTCTAGTTGATTCTGTTATTAGTTATAACACCCTTCCCAGATTACAAAACCAGTTAACTAGAAACTAAACCCCTTAGTTAACATAACATGGGGTAAATCCTAAGCTACTCTAAAACCGTGAAGCACAAACACTTATCACAGACACCGACACTTacaattacattgaattatgtcattctATCAAATTATTAATGGTGTCAATATGTCGGTGTCATGTTCGATGTCCGTATTTGTGTCTGTGCTTCAAAGCTCTAACACAAGCATACTACAATAACATGGAAGAGAAAAAGGACCAAAACTTTGCCTGGATTTTCCCTGTATGCATGCCACTATGTGCTAAGATATCATTGGAAGGATCTTCACTTCATCATCCTCTCCTTCTTTGTGATTACTGGCCTATTATACAGTTTATGCGCATCCGCGCATAAACATAGCATATCAGAGCATCTCTTGCTTGCTATGGCATACTAACTAATGGCGATACACACACATACTTATACTGATCAATAAAACTTTGTTATAATGCAATTTGGCTATGTTTTTCGAATATATCTCAAAACAGTTTGGTAGGACATAAACCAACTAATCAACTGTTGCTGAGATACATGTATTTATTTGAAAGAGATTCTAAAGACAAAAGACAttttatcatcatcatatatGGAACTACCACATGTGACTGCATCTATGCATCACCAAATTAAATCCATACGAACAAACAAGGAGGGAGAGGTACAGTACAGCATTGTTGGGGAAATCCTGTGATTAAagttatttatttcatttatttgaATTGATAATAATGTTCTGAAGAATATGAATCACTTTTTGTTTATACTAATTTCACTGCATTGAGATATCAATTGACATCATATATAGGACATAAAAGGACAATTGTTGtcaagtcttttttttttttaccactagTGTCCGACTGGACCACCTAATATTGTTCaggagtcagttctgacatcaagtggtttcaatcCCTCCCAATCatagttgcgggggatcgaactctGGTCCTCCGTTCTCCCTGTTGTCAAATCATTTTGAATCTCATGGATACGATCTAGCTAGTAAGGTGTTGATTTATATCTTCTATAGTTGTTGTGATACACAGTTGGTTCGAATGAGAATATCGTCAGTCAATAATATGTAAACACTCTCTAAATCGTCGGAAATGTTCCCTAATCCTTTAGATTCCTGAAACTCAATTCACCTAAACATGAGAgttctaaaataaattatatatttatctcACCTAACTTACACCATAAGCAAAGAAATGACATGGAGTgcttttagttttaattttttagcaattttcattttatttaaaatttccaACATATAtgaattgttaaatttttaattttttttttattttaacaaaagtgTCATTTTTCTATACAAGTGAATGTACTAGTAAATGATATAAGTGTTATTTTGAAAGATAGTGTATCTTTTAGGAAGAACAATGAGAAGCAACTCTCTGTTCCTTCCAGTACACACTCAGTTGTGACATAAGCAtgaaataaatgaatgaaatgatGCATAACAgtagaaaaaagaagaagatatgTTCACTTGTTGGCCCTCTGCAGTTTTTGTTTGAGACAACCAAGTAACGACAGACATGAATAGCTTGAAATTGAAGGCATAATTGTTGAACATATAGTATAAATGTATTATAAAGACCACCAAAGAGTGGTCAACTCACTCCTTTGTGTCCATACATACCTTCTGAATCTCCTTATTCTTCTCACCAGCCCAACCGGGCCACATCAACCTACATGTGACTGACTGTCAGTTCATGGAATCAATGTTACTTATATTCACAACAAATGTATGTTACTTCAACAGTAAGTTGcaacaacaaaattttaaa
This genomic interval from Trifolium pratense cultivar HEN17-A07 linkage group LG6, ARS_RC_1.1, whole genome shotgun sequence contains the following:
- the LOC123888612 gene encoding carbon catabolite repressor protein 4 homolog 2-like; protein product: MLNVLRVHLPSDIPIVGCELTPYVLLRRTDKTVTTDDVTEISPLDGHFLRYKWYRVQSDKKVAVCSVHPSEQATLQCLGCLKAKIPVSKSYHCTPKCFSDAWQHHRVLHDRAASAVNENGNEEEEVFGRFNNSGSGSINTTLSSSASSTSLTNGNVYPATVSQRNGGETWFEVGRSKTYTPSADDIGHVLKFECVVVDAETKLTVGHTNTILTSRVIPAPSPIPRQLIPVDTMGSLDDRRITSSGTFTVLSYNILSDSYASNDLYNYCPSWALSWPYRRQNLLREIVGYRADIICLQEVQSDHYDEFFAPELDKHGYYGLYKRKTNEVYNGNINTIDGCATFFRRDRFSHVKKYEVEFNKAAQSLTDAMIPTTQKKNALNRLVKDNVALIVVLEAKVNNQPIDNPGKRQLLCVANTHVNVHQDLKDVKLWQVHTLLKGLEKIAVSADIPMLVCGDFNSVPGSAPHALLAMGKVDPSHPDLAVDPLNILRPHSKLIHQLPLVSAYSSFARTVGLGYEQHKRRMDSSTNEPLFTNVTRDFIGSLDYIFYTADSLVVESLLELLDEESLRKDTALPSPEWSSDHIALLAEFRCCKNISRR